CCCCTGTAGCACttcatcacctgtccatcagaATGTTCTCTTCCTCCCCACTCATTCGTAGGATGACCAAGGCTGTGTAGTTGGCTGTCAACTGTTTCCTCCTTAGACCTAGACACATTTCCCCTGCTTCTAACATAATTGAGGGTGACGATTTGGCCTGGTGCTTGTCTAATGCAGTTAGTGCTGACTCTTCTACAGATCCATAGACTATGTTCCCATAATCTATTTGAGATCTCATCAAAGCCACTGGTCCAAATGTGGCGCCCCACCGTTGCCCCACAAGACATCTCATTAAAGTGCCACTTTTTTCACATTTAGTCGCTacctgattatttttttccttccagctCTGCTGTTGATCAAAGTGGAAACTCTCAACCCTCTCCTACTGTATATATTCCATACATTTTACATGCATCTCATACATTTCCAACCGTCTTCTTTGTAAAGAATGTaacctttgatttgatttgatcgtTCAGCTTTATCAATTCCCTCCTGCATCTTTTTAGCGAGGTGCTGGAAGTTTCCATCATCCCTTTTTCTAAAGGGCTCCGTGGTCAAACAATGATTTCCACATACCGTCTGGAATAGTTCTCCATTTTCAACAGTGTATCGCCTCGACCACTCTGCTCCCATCCTCACCTGAATAGgttgttcatttaaaaagtcCATATGCCAATTAAATCTCCTCCCAACTCTTGCTTCCTATCCTCAAACCTGAAATTGAATTCTACAAGTTACTGTAGGAGGCCACATACTCGGAATCTATTTAAAAGAAACactttttgtgttattttctgcGTCACTTGGAGGTTCTTTTCCCCGTGATTTCGCTAATCTTACTTggctctcttctctttttcaggGTGGTGCCATCCAGAACATCGACACGCTGCATTGTCTGGAGCTGGTCGCAAGCAAACAGTCTGAGTCCACCTTCCACCTGGCCCTTCAGGACTGCACTGATCAAAAATGGACCATCACCAATATTCTGACCCTCCTTCCTCAGTAAAGGTGCACAACAAACAAGCTTTCCATCCTGACCAACCATCCGGTGCACACAGTGAGAGGCGGAACAAGAACACAGGAATAtatcgaggggggggggggggggggggaatgttcTTCATTAAATTACGGGTCAACAGCCATCAAGTACCAGTGAATAGAGAGCTTAAACATGCACAGACTATAATGGAGTTCAGTAATGGAAATATGAAATGTATCCCGTTCCGGGGGACAGACTTCCAGAATCATACAGATGCTCTGATAATAGAGGACAAACGTCCCCTCGGTCCCCGGTGCTCGGTTAAAGATGAGGCCTGGGCTCTGTAGCGTTCCTTGAACAATCACAGCCGCTCCTTCAATAGGAGTGCAGAGTTGAGAGGGGTGCAACTGGCAGGAAATGGTGGACTGTTGTTGGACCGAGGCTGCTGCCGGGACAGGTCCTTACAGAAAATGGCTTTTGAGGAAATCGAGCTGGCGTTTTGTCAGAAACCAAACCCCCACAAAGTCTTAAAGCATGCTTAAGAATTAATTTGACACAGAGCCGACAGTCATCAGATTTGTCGCTTCGCACAGGGAGATTTGTCTCAATGGGATCCTCTGGCAGCGACTGTGCCCAGTTATCTTTAAGGTCAAACAAGGCAAATGTTGGGGgtctgagaagaagaagaagcacagTTTATGATTCCAGGACTGATTTTCGGCCCACCAGCTCGGTAAACATGGATAACAAGCATAACAGAATATAATCCGATGAATTAGAGTCATCAAGCGGTCCTTTTATTTGAGCACATGGCCGGTGCTGCATGATAAATGACAGTACTTGCTGCAGTCTTTACctctttcatttattcatcttgtcttctcttccctccatcaACTTTGATGTATTTGGACCTGCTGTGCTGTTCATTATTCCACCTGTTGTCATTATCACAGACAGCAAGCGTTGGTACCTCACACCCGTGTAGGCGTGAGACGCTTTAACAGATTTCCTCACATGTAAACTCCACCTGACAGACCATAATGGCTCCGCTGAATACTTGCTCCACTGCTAATAAAGCTAACAGGTGACGATATTTTGTATACAGCAAGCTGTGAAACTTCACCCAGGCCAAATGCTTTAAGACATTTTAACTACTATTAGCTTGAACACGTAGCATCGTTTGCTAAATAATTATGGTGGCCGACGGTGATAAACGATGATTGATCATTCGCTCCACAAGTGGAAGCGTGCAAGGGCTCGAGGAGCCAACCTGAAGAGCCGACATAAAAAGGTACGTTTGCCCTTTATGACCTTTAAAGACTTGGTGGGAGGAGCAACAGACTTATGGAGCTAATGTTAGCGACGTACCTGTGAAGGGATTGTTGCATTTTTAGATTCTTTTCACAACGATGTAGCCAATGATAAATGCCCCCCAGGAAAGCTTAATTATTAAAATGATCATCTTAATAAAAAGTTACTTCATTGCTTTTATCAGGAGACGCAGATTTAGCGTCCTGATGAAATTCATGTTAATAAAAGGGAGACAAAGACATTCTTTTCAAAGGAAAGTGCCCGAACAGTCAAAGTAAGCTTCATTGTCAGATCTTTTAGTATGCATAGTGTCAAACGCAGATTAAACAATACGCgcttaaaatgtaaatgaccCATTCGATTGATGGGTTGGACGTCATTAATTCTATCATCTTGTCTTCTGGTAAATACGGGGTTATAAGGCTGTcaggtgacatcacttcctgtcccagcagctgctgctgctcaaccCGACTGCTGAGCGCCGATGGCTCGTTTAAATACTGTTTCTCTGCTTTCTATTCTtaacattttctctcttttttgtcctCCCCGAGTTCGCTGAGATTCAATTGGTTTGTCTTCTCTCATCATATGTGTCCAATATGAGGAGAGACACCAGTGAGGGGTCCCACAGGGGTCCCCACTGGTCCCCCATGTGGGACCGTTTTTTCCAAAGCAGCATACTAGATTAAATTACCATGTGGATCCATTTATTACAACAGCCATAATAATACTGCGCTGGTTGTAACGGAGGTTTGATGGTCACAGTGTGGTTAATGTGAGTCGCTGTGATGCTAAACGCTACAGCTAAAGCTGGAGACCTTTGTTTACATGTTGTTGACAGGACATTCTTGATACAATGACAATCATGCATCTTCATGCATCATTTAAACCTTCTCCATGCGTCTTGGGGGCACTGAAGTGATTCAAGTCTGATATTAGGGCTGAAAGGTGTTCATAGAATGGAAGGTTACGATTGTAAACGGCTCTATTTCACGCTGTCTTTAGTATCCTGTCAGCTCTTCTGTATGTTTTGACCATATTTCGGGTTACAGAGACgcgaaaacaaaaaacatttaatacaATCCTGAAAGTAGCTACGCTGACTCGCGTCACCAGTACAGATAACGTGGAATCTAAGAGGCGGTGATCCGTTACACCAACTTGAGACGGCGTGGATGGACAGGTGAAGGTCTCTAACACAAGTCTGTTGCTCTTACTGACAAGTCTTAAAAAAGGGAATGTTTCGTTTGCCCAGGATGTTTCGTTTGCCCAGATCGACACCTCAGACCTGCTGTCTGGCCCGGCTGATCCCGGCTCCATGTGCTCGCTAATACCTGTGGATCTCCCCTCCCAGCTTTGGGAACATAAGACAACTTCATGTTTGagtttatgtttttaaatttgcatttctgtctgtttcttccTCGGGCGAATCATGTTGACTGAGCCAGTAATAtactattatatattatatataatatatataatatataactCGTGTCCACGAGTTAAGAAAGTGACGACACAGAAAAATCACATcagcatttattattttatttctgatttatttgattGTTTATTTGTAGTAAGCGTGTATACAGAGGTATGTGGGCCCATTCCAACATGTATGTAATGTGGCCCATAGAGATTGTGCAGTGACCACTATATCTCTTTactggaggaaggggggggtgctGCAGCCTGTCTCAGCTGCCCGGGGTGGGGGCAGGGTACCCTCATGAATGCCTGCTCAATGCTGGGCTTAATGTGAgcattttggggggggttggtgccttgctcaagggtgcctcggcagtgctctgaaggtgtctaCCACTACCGCTctaccacccccacccccccatgctCAGTATGGCCCAACCCTCTGCTTGTGGTGATGGACCCTGCAGAGATGTGGCACCAGAACAGGAGTCAATGGTCGCGCGTGCTGGTGGAACTAGAAGTTGCGTGTTGCTTCAGAACGCAGCTTGTTTGGCAGGAAGGAACCTCCCTCTGAAGGTAGTTCAGTTCACAGGTGATGGAAACCAGTCAGaaccagtgatgtcactggcAAAAGGACGGAGGTTGTGCTCTGCCTTCGGTACTGAGTGGATCAGACCTGACGTACCTCCTCATCCTAAGCTTCAAACATTTCCAGGTGTGATTAGCACAAGTCTCGTCACGTTCCACCTGTCTATTGTGAGTTTACACGTCCCTTTTATTCTCAGACATCTGCAtttttaccaaaataaaagaTCACATGACACGCGGGGTCGTCGCCTCTGTGTGAGCGCAGGCCTGATCCATGCGCACCGGTTCCAAACCAGACCGTGCTATACTGTACTGGGCTGGACAACATGGGATAAAAAGGGTGACTGGTTTAAGACCGGAACGTTGTGTTTTCAGCTACTGTGTAGCTTTTAATCTGAAACGTTGCGTTTTCTTTTTGTCGCTCAGGTTTGTAGAACCTGTagaatgttttggttttttttgtaaataaagcTAATACGAGTCATGGCTATTTTATTAATGTGCTGAAACTGAATATTTATAAGTaccaacaataaaaatgaagtttaaactgtttctgttctgtttccttCAAGTactcaagtaaaaaaaaaaaaaacctggactAGAACCAGTTTAAAAATCATTATTAATAacactttaatatttaaaatgtttaaatacaCCAACCAAGTTGGACACATTCTGTCACCAGCTTTGGGAGGAGTGTTTTAAAGTGGCTTCAGTCATTCAAACTTGAATAAAAACGGGGGGGGTTTCTTCGTGTGCAGGCGCTTGGAAGCTGCGTGCCCTGTTCTCCAGAGCGTCCCTGCTGAAATCAGACGCCAGCATCATGAAACATGGATGAGATGCTTACGTGTGAGCGCCGCTTACATCACGTCCCATAATGCTGCCGTTTGCTCCCGCGCAATCTCATAAAAGCCTCCATTTGCATATGTAGACACCAACGCGGCTGCATTTCAGAATCTATGTCGGCGTTTCAGAGCAATAAAAGTGTCAACGTGGTGCAGCGATGGCGCCAAGGAGGTCTGAGCTTTTAGGTAAACAGGTTGTTTTAAAGATGAACGTGTCCagattatcattattattattattttatgttcCTGTAGAGGCCTAAATAGGTGACAAGTATCCGCTGTTGTTCAAATAATGTCTATTTCACTGCTAAGTGATGAGATTTTTAAGGCTAAAGAATAAAAAATAGTTTTCACTTCTACAGTTCTGTGATATTTGTTATGTCGACACTCACATCTGAGAAATAATGACATCTTTTAGAATGGTTGGATCCAATATTTCAAAGCGTTTATTAGGTTGTGGAACCCAAAAGGAGGTAAATCTACCGATAATTACGTCTTTTAGATtggaatataaaaataaaagttttcattAATTGGTTAAGACCTTTCAAATTcccctggagaaaaaaaaaggagaaagaaacttTTATTCGCGTTGCTTCTGCGAGGTTCTGAAGACGCAACAGCCCAAAGGCGGCAAAGAAAAGCCAATGGAGTCTTTCTGATGAAGTCTGCCCTTTGTAGTGGAGCTGCACACGGGGCCACGTGCGTGCGACCGCAGCCTCGCCGCCTCTGGGGACAAACTAATTATCACCTCCAGTCAGTGCGAACGTTCTCCAGCCGGAGAGTCGGGCgcatcctcctcctcgccctgtCTCATTATCCACTCTTCCTCCAACGCTTCTTCATTCAGACTTTCCCCCATTCTTTCCATTTCattcctcccccctctgtcgCTCCTTTAAGCCGATGCACAGATCGAGAGGATGTATCCTGGCTAAACAGAAATCCGTCCTTTGATGCCATCTGCGAGGATTACAGTGATGTGTCAGTCAGTCTCCTCGTGTCTGTCGGAGAGATGCAGCAGTCCGGAAGCTGGAGGATGACATTTCTAACTAAGGGGGTCGAACGGAAACATGTATCACGGGTTCCACTTCCGCTTCTGCTTTTGCTCATTCCAAGAAAATAGATGCAAAATCAGTCCGGAATTCTCTTTTTAGACACTTTTGGCCACTTTTGTAGTCAGTGTTTTCCAGACGCCCCCTTAACCTCCTCTGATGGGGCAAGAGGGGCCATTAGGACCCCGTTAGGACAGGAGCTGGACTGTAAAGCTGGGCCACAATCGCAGCAGTCTGCGCAAGTGGGCAGCGCTGAAAGGCTAATTAAAGCTAGCAAAAGCCTTTAAAAGCGCGGTAGAGACGGGAGGAGACTCACACCTCATTGGCTCACGTCTTACTGGGACTTAACTGAAGGTTACATTCCATTAACACTGTTGCCAGGTGACGACGGAGGCCTAATTGAAGGGTGACGCTTCAGTGGATCTGTGCCCGTCCATCAATCAGCTGCATTTGCAggtttctgcctttcctttggCAAAAGTGCGTGTTTACTGGGGAGAAATGGTAATTAAAAAgagaggtgaggaagaaggGAAGATTAAAGGCTTGGGGGGGCGTAAAAAGCTGCATCAGCAGTACTTCGGCATAGAAGATGGAAGATGAGATGTGGAAATGGATAATTGGTGAATACGTGAGGACATTTCCAGAGAGTCTGGGTATTCACAAATGGATGCAAGTAATGAGAGAAACTGGATTTGACGTGTCCGCGTCCCGGTCCTGATCCTTTGTAATTGCACATATGTGTAGGTCCTGGATAATTTGGAAAGATTGACTGTGGGTCGCGGTTCTAATTACTCGCTGTTCTGGGATGGACTTTGTTTCTGATGCTCCTCTAATCTGGGTCCAGATCTCAGCACCAGCAGTTTCATTAAGGAGGCAGACCTCCCCCCGGTGTCTCCCTCAGGTCCTCTGGGACAACACCTCCTGATCCCAGGGCAGCATGGAGGAGTTAACCCCGCCACTGTGGTGGCCTGGACGGGCTGCCACCAAGAGTTACTGTAGCTTTGTTTGATGTTTGACCTCCTGAGCATCAATACTGCAGATGAGGGGACGTGATGGTGACGCACACCAAATAAACACACTCATGTTTGTGACCGCCTCCACCCCACACCAATAACCACACGCTTGGTTGACCTGAAGCTGGGAAATGAACGATAGTAACCTTTGCTGGGGCTAAATAACAAACCCCGTCCTCTACAATACTCCACGGTCTTTATATTTGTGCTACATATTTGACCagggttattttctttttatggaGGCCATTGTGGCCTTTAAAGACCAGTAACATGTTCATGGAGACTGAACCTGTTAAATATCGCTCTGTTAGCACGCAGTCAAGGCTGAAAAAgggctggatttaaaaaaaacaaatggttTAATTAGAGTTATTGGAAGAAATTTTTTTTGCAACCGTTATAAAGTGCGGAGAAAATCATAAATTAAACCCGGATCGCtttaaaagagagagaaaactcGGTCTTttgaggctgcaggagaaatACGAGCGGCCAACTGAATTCAGATGACTAACATAATGCACAGTGGAGGGAGTTGTTCAGATGAATCGAACTGATTTTGCATTTTGTCGTCTTCCTCAACTGGGATTTTGTAGCCTTTCAGATGGCTCATGTGGAATAGAGCACTGAACAGCAGGAAGCCATTGGaatggaggaggaaggtgaagaggagccACCTGCATCTGAGGTGAAGTTAGGGGCCGTTCTTTGACTGATATTTTAAAGGCCAACAAACGAAGCACAGCCACCAAGCTTTTATGCACAAGCTATAGGTTTATATGCATGTCTCAGATATGGCCATCTCAAATGTATGAGAGCCTCATTgtggcttcatttcatcatTATCTCCAGCCTTCCTGCTCTGTCATGTACATAAATTGATTGAATCCTGTCAAGGGGATGTAAATTGTAGAAAAATATTGTATATTTTGTAGCCCTTAAAGCCTCAGCAGCTGTTAGGGATACATTAGACGGTCGTGCCTTGTACGGAGCATTGGCATAATTTACATCGAGATGTCAAAACAAGTTGGAGTTCTgccaaaaaaaaagtctcaggAAAAATCTACAGCAAAGTGGATCTGAGATTTCCTCTCGCTGGTGGATGCCCATGATTTCTGGTATTATATAGATGTATTGTGATGACTGTATCCGAGGAACTTAAATGAAAGGCCACGGAATACATATCTTCATTAGATTGATCCATTTAATACAATAAGTGCTTTGGTTTTTCAATGTCTACCACAAAAGCTCTCAGTCAGGCTAAATTGCACTCATTCTAATTCAGTACGAGGCAAGGTATACTGTTGAGGTGACTGATAACTGTATttaaattcatctttttttcttcttcttacaTGCTTGGATACTTGGATACTGTCTCTGTTATTGTTGCGTCAATTCAAATGTGTTGACCTAAACGGTGAAACACTGCCACCGTGTGGACACGACTGGGAATTGCGTTATTTTGCATACATTCAGACAATATGTAGAGTTAAAATGCCCCCAAAGTATTTGGTAGTAGTGTATGAAACCACAAAAAGACTCGTTGCAACAGATTCAAGGCAATTATCATCCATGCAAAATTACAGAAAGATGATTGTTGAAAGGTTGAGCTAGGATGTAGAATCTCATAAGTTACGGTAGTATGAATATATCAAAGTGGTTTCAGGAAATGCAGATCTACATCAGATCCGATTACTGTCGCAGGAAAAAAGACAAGTTTCTGCTGTCTTTTATTGATACAGAGAAATGTTCTGATCTTTAATGGGTGTGTTTATTAATCTTCAGAACTACAGTGTGAATGACAGTAGACAGTGGAGTTCCTCAGGGAACTAAAACTAGTCCAGTTTTTTTCCAATTATGATAAATAATAcaataaatctttatttgtTGTTGATGGGGCGTTATGGATATGGGCAGGACTGTACGATGTGCAGGTAAAGGTTTACAAAATGCCCTTAACAAGGTaaaattaacatacgattataGGGATTGAGGTTTTCAGTGGAGAAGACAAAAGTTCCATCTCAAAAGACATTAGCAGAGAAATTCAAGTTGAAACTGTATGGTGACAATTTGGAAAGAGTGTTGTTAAATTTCAAGGATTATGGTTTGATGGTAGACTTAAAGGGCAGATACACACAGAAAAGATGATtgagaaatgttaaaaaatgaaataagtaGCATGAAATTCATTGGGAGGGGAAAATAATGAAAAGATTATATATTGGattaataaaatcaaatagcACGTGgatcagcagcagatggagcagcagcagagacaccaTTAAAAAGGGTTGATTTATTAAAGTGGAATAGTAAGAATAAGCTTGGGAGCCATGAAAACATCACCAATATCAGCCCTACATGAAGAAATGAGGGGAAATGACACTTGAGTTAAAACAGGATGAACTTTCAGTTAAATACGGGATGAATTTAATCAACCGTCCACAAAAAGGGCCCAGAACCAACATGGGAACAAAGGAAAAGCAATTGGAAATGTTTTCGTTAGTGTGCCCTCCTCAGATACTATCAAATCTGGAGATAAATGTGGCTTTACAGACACAAATCAAGAATTAAAAAGGGACCTGTGCTCTAATGGTCTAATTGTCTTGAAACAAGACATGCAGCACATTTATCAGATGACCTTTGAGGTTTCTCCATAGATTTAATAACAATTATCATGGCATCACAGTGGATGTAGGGCAGTCGAGCCGGTAAGGGTCATAATCTTTATGGATTCTCATTCAGCATCAGCAAGTTTACAAAAGGGTCACTCAAATGAGAGGCAGGATGTTACctgtgaaatattaatgtcgATCCATAACAGTCAATCATTaagaatacattttaaattGGTTTAGGCGCTAGCTCAAATTGGAGCTCAGGCATGTAAACTTGCAGATAAACGAGCTAAACGAGCTTTAAAGTCAGACACTATATTAACAAAACAACTCAACAACTGTGCAGGACAGAAGCTAAAGCATTGACAATATAAGGAACTGAAGAAATAATGGAAAAACCAGTGGAgcaatggaaataaagggaGATGTATAAGATTACTCAATTGTTTGGAGATGTTAAGGTATATGGATACAAACGGGGGATGAGACAATTCTCACCATGAGAATAGGacacacacattgtttattaTGTGAAAAAACTACGAGTGAAAATGTGATAGTTGCAGAGAAGGCGAACCAAGAAAACATGCCATAATGTAAGAGGTATGAAAAGGATAGAAGGACACTGAaaggtaaagagagagaggaggagaggagagagaaggaaaataatgttgttttaaaataataatgaagaaTACATTTGTGGATCGGACCAACATATATATTTTGGAATTTGTAAAAGCAACGGGAGAAGACCAAGATTTTAGTTATAATCTAATTTTGTAAATATCCGTTATTTTTGGTAATATCTAAAGTTAGACCGTAAGCCACTGCACTTATCATCACTGACCACAGAGTGGCGGTAATGCGCTGTCGCCGTTTGCGATCGTTGTTGAacttcagagaagaagaagaaaacgaagaagaagaagaaaaagaagatccGCTTCCGGTTGGAGAATCTGCGCTCGCTTGTTTGAGTCTCGGTCATGTTTCGTAATGTTTTTGGCAGAGTGTTGACTGTAAACAACCGGATTCTCCGATATGGAATAAAAGTGCCGTTTGTAGAGAGGGTACCAGCTGCTTTACCGTCCGTCAGGAATTTTTCAGACACAAAGGACGACGTTCCGCACAGTTTTGACACCTCTCTGCTCCAGTTCCTGGTGTGTCCGCTGTCCAAGAAGCCGCTGAGGTGACGATAACAGAGGGTGAAATCAGCTGATCTGATGATCAAATTACCGAAGTGGCCAACCCAGTTTAATAAAGATTAATGTTTAATGCCTATGATTTAGTTTGACATAGTATGCCTCCAGTCACCTTTCACCATAATGCTCAGTTATAACAATTCCGAGATGTATGAATTGATGTTTTTTGTCgtctttaaaataatgattagTTATTTCTAAGTTGAATATTTATAGTcaatgagctgatgaatttgGATTTTCCTACCATTTTGCTAGCTCGATGTCCTTTAGTCCACCAAAGTACTGTATGGGCAGTGGTTTAGTAGCTCAAAGAGGGTGATAATCATTATTGCTGTTGTCACAATAAGTAGATTATACATGTGTGTAGGAAATTATGCACGTTTCAGTTTGCAGCCAGTTGTGCAGCAGTTTGGACTGATGTGATGTGACACTAAACCAGTTGTGAAAATTTCCCAGGCAACATTTTCACTGTCGGTGTTTTTATCACATTGTAGgacaatgttgttttttatcTGTTACTTTAATCCATCATAATCCACTGACAGATTGTGTGATGTTTTGGAAAAACTGCGATTTAAGCTGCAAAACTTTAGGAATGTGTTCAGTGATCCACCCAAACCTGTTTGTGTCTCATGAAAACTGTCTTTCAGGTATGAGCCTGAAACCAATGAGCTGATCAACGAGGAGCTCGGCATCGCCTACCCTATCACAGACGGCATTCCTAACATGATCCCTCAGGAAGCAAGATTGTTACAGAAAGACGCAAATACATTAACCGCACCTACACAAGAGTAGAAGCCTCTTCAGCTAAACCAGGCTAACAGCGGAATCCTGCTCTGGCCTCATCATTAAGTGTTTCACCCTGTTCAAAGCCTCCTGTCATCATGTTCTCTCTGTCCACCATGGTGGGCCTCATCCCAATAGTGTCTCTCTTTGGGCTGTTCTACTCGGCTGCAGTAGATGAGAACTTCCCTGAGggctgcaccagcagcagcaggagcgtcTGCTTCTACAGCCTGCTGCTGCCCATCACCATCCCCGTCTATGTCTTCTTCCACGTCTGCAGCTGGATGGGAATCAAACTTTTTAGACACAACTAGCATTTTCTGGGAAAACTCAGCGCATCTTTGATAGAGTTCATTCATTTGTCAGTGATCTGACAAATCTGTATTTCTCTAAGCAGATATGTATCGATGGGTTAACCTTGGAACTTCAGAAGCAACAGAATGCTACATGAGTCACATTTGCTGTCCCAGTAGGTCAGTTTTGAAGGTTACCATAGGTAAAGTGAACTTTGGCTAAGCTTGGGCATTATTTGGGTGTAAGCTCACTATAATTGTATCAATTAATCTTTTGTTTCCACTGCCGTGACTTTTACCTCCTCTGGTCAGCTGAAACAAATGGAAATTGATGGTAGTTAAAGACATCATGTTTGAAATAATGAGCCAATTTCTGTTCTAGGGGCAAATAAACAGATGTCATGCAAAAATGTTGcctgtatttttttaataaagccaCAATAAGAATTCTTTAATAGGTAAACCTGCCTGCTATGATCACCTGACTAAAGTTCCTGGACAGATATGAGTGTCCACTACAGAGCCAGGTTGTATAGGACAGCAAAAAAGTAAACTTTAATTATTAAAACTTTAATTTCTAAAAGAGACTTTCCTAGAGAACGCTCACTGAATTAAACTGAACATACCCAACCAGCACGTTAAAGTGGGCCTGGGAAACATTTAAGGAATCTCCTGAACTTTCTGAGACAGGCTGGATGAGAGCAAGACGGGCCAATTTGAAGACTGGTAACATCATACAGGTGTTAATAAAACGGAGAAGGCATTTGCCCCTCTACAAATTCACTTCACGTCAGTGCTTCCTCTCCTTTGAGATCTCAGGACTGTATAACTTAAGAAACCTCAGCTATTTCCTGCTCCTCCCGTCTCTGCCCTGAATGAGCTTCATCAGCGGAGACTCCGGCCTGGGGGACTGTCCGTCTCCTTTGGTCTTGAAGAAAAAAGACTCGTTGAGCCTTGTCTGAACTGCTCTGACCTAAGGAcagtaaaaagaaaagtttaaagTAGAAAGTTTCATCTGTAACAAGTACGGTATCTTAATTTGTCTGAAACACAGCCGTCTGTATGGAGGTGTGGGTCGAGTACCCAGTAGTCCCACCTGGGTCAGGTCCAGTTTGGTGCGGCTGGTTTGCTCTTCCCCACTTGAAGCTGTGCTGTCTGCAGATTTGGACCCGGACTCAGAGCAGCAACTCAGGTTGGTTTCAGCCACACATCCAGCAGGTTCTTTCTTGac
The nucleotide sequence above comes from Takifugu rubripes chromosome 9, fTakRub1.2, whole genome shotgun sequence. Encoded proteins:
- the pyurf gene encoding protein preY, mitochondrial — translated: MFRNVFGRVLTVNNRILRYGIKVPFVERVPAALPSVRNFSDTKDDVPHSFDTSLLQFLVCPLSKKPLRYEPETNELINEELGIAYPITDGIPNMIPQEARLLQKDANTLTAPTQE